One Chryseobacterium wanjuense genomic region harbors:
- the menA gene encoding 1,4-dihydroxy-2-naphthoate octaprenyltransferase: MSDWIKAARLRTLPLSLSGIIMGAFIAKWRLYGEGGTWDWKIFALALLVTLLYQILSNYANDYGDGIKGTDAKRATEAEARAVASGKITAKQMRNAVILFSILSLVATVALLYVAFFPKYMNEFYIFIGLGVACILAAIGYTVGKKPYGYMGLGDLFVFIFFGLVSVCGSYFLFTKSFSWDMLLPGTAIGMMSMAVLNLNNMRDIESDRLSGKNSFALRIGFKNAMIYEMVLLQLPLILILMFLGVNGFFQTQNYYVFIVMILLLPLMKLRRKIMAVKEPKELDPFLKQVGIMTFMIAVLTAFGLNFFN, encoded by the coding sequence ATGTCGGATTGGATAAAAGCCGCAAGGCTTAGAACATTACCGCTTTCATTGAGCGGAATTATTATGGGAGCTTTCATCGCAAAATGGAGACTTTACGGAGAAGGTGGAACTTGGGACTGGAAAATCTTTGCTTTGGCACTTTTGGTGACTTTGCTATATCAGATCCTTTCAAATTATGCAAATGATTACGGAGACGGAATAAAGGGAACAGACGCGAAAAGAGCAACAGAAGCAGAAGCGAGAGCGGTAGCATCAGGAAAAATTACGGCAAAACAAATGAGAAATGCAGTAATTCTTTTCTCGATTTTATCTCTAGTCGCAACAGTTGCCTTGTTGTATGTTGCTTTCTTCCCGAAATATATGAATGAATTTTACATTTTCATAGGATTGGGAGTGGCATGTATTTTAGCAGCAATCGGATATACAGTAGGTAAAAAACCTTACGGATACATGGGATTGGGAGATCTTTTTGTATTTATTTTTTTCGGATTGGTTTCTGTTTGCGGAAGTTATTTCCTGTTTACAAAATCATTCAGCTGGGATATGTTATTGCCGGGAACAGCGATCGGAATGATGAGTATGGCTGTTTTGAATCTGAATAATATGAGAGACATTGAAAGCGACAGATTATCAGGGAAAAACAGTTTTGCGTTAAGAATCGGATTCAAAAATGCGATGATTTATGAAATGGTTTTGTTGCAGCTTCCATTGATTTTAATTTTAATGTTTTTAGGAGTCAACGGGTTTTTCCAAACCCAGAATTATTACGTTTTTATTGTAATGATTTTATTGCTTCCATTAATGAAATTGAGAAGAAAAATCATGGCTGTAAAAGAGCCGAAAGAGCTTGATCCGTTCCTGAAACAGGTAGGAATCATGACTTTCATGATAGCTGTTCTTACCGCTTTTGGACTTAATTTTTTTAACTAA
- a CDS encoding SRPBCC family protein: protein MSSNVYVEAQMLIRKPIEDVFNAFINPEVTTNFWFTKSTGKLEEGKTVTWEWEMYGVKTDVKVLQVVQNQLIKTKWGNPSTNVDYEFKEIEKGTLVIIKSYGFSQTGEDLLKIINDNTGGFTTVLDGCKAYLEHGINLRLIEDKFPSN from the coding sequence ATGAGTTCGAATGTTTACGTTGAAGCTCAAATGCTTATCAGAAAACCGATTGAAGATGTTTTTAATGCATTCATCAATCCTGAAGTGACGACTAATTTCTGGTTCACAAAATCTACAGGAAAATTAGAAGAAGGTAAAACCGTGACTTGGGAATGGGAAATGTACGGCGTAAAAACCGATGTTAAGGTTCTTCAGGTTGTTCAAAATCAGTTGATAAAAACAAAATGGGGCAATCCTTCAACGAATGTAGACTACGAATTCAAAGAAATAGAAAAAGGAACTTTAGTGATCATTAAAAGTTACGGATTTTCTCAAACCGGAGAAGATTTGTTAAAGATAATTAATGACAATACAGGAGGTTTTACAACAGTTTTAGACGGCTGCAAAGCCTATCTGGAACACGGAATTAATTTGAGATTAATTGAGGATAAATTTCCATCTAATTGA